A portion of the Vulpes vulpes isolate BD-2025 chromosome 5, VulVul3, whole genome shotgun sequence genome contains these proteins:
- the CDC42BPG gene encoding serine/threonine-protein kinase MRCK gamma isoform X1 has product MERRLRALERLARGEAGGGPGLDGLLDLLLGLHHELSSAPLRRERNVAQFLSWASPFVAKVKELRLQRDDFEILKVIGRGAFGEVAVVRQRDSGQIFAMKMLHKWEMLKRAETACFREERDVLVKGDSRWVTALHYAFQDEEFLYLVMDYYAGGDLLTLLSRFEDRLPPELAQFYLAEMVLAIHSLHQLGYVHRDVKPDNVLLDMNGHIRLADFGSCLRLNSSGMVDSSVAVGTPDYISPEILQAMEEGKGHYGPQCDWWSLGVCAYELLFGETPFYAESLVETYGKIMNHEDHLQFPSDVPDVPATAQDLIRRLLCRQEERLGRGGLDDFRNHPFFEGVDWERLATSTAPYIPELRGPMDTSNFDVDDDTLNQPGTLPPPSHGAFSGHHLPFVGFTYTSSSPGPESSSEQLAALEQKLHCLEQEKMELSRKLQEALQVSSDHWELERLRKEVQTLQGRLSETPRDGESEMDGSSPGQDCNLWQERDRLVQELAEAQAGLRAQSQELCRAQERQEELLQRLQEAQEREAATASQTQALSSQLEEAQDTSRKLQAQVTTLCREVTQLQRQWERSLEKESFRVKTIHMASETNGTGLPEGGPQEAQLRKEVAALRMQLEAAHSHGLSGKEEALCWLQEENRRLSLEQERLVEELEREQQSKQQLEGERRETESNWEAQIADILSWVNDEKVSRGYLQALATKMAEELESIRNVGTQTLPARPLDHQWKARRLQKMEASARLELQSALEAEIRAKQSLQEQLTHMQEAQLQAESRLQEAQKQSQGLQQELAALREELAARGPGDAKSSNSLIPFRSLWSSEKDSSKDPGISGEDLRPSVEPELRPEGRRSLRLGAVFPRVPAAPTTPAEGPPAKPGSHALRPRSFPSPTKCLLCTSLMLGLGRQGLGCDACGYFCHSACVPQAPPCPVPPDHLRTALGVHPETGTGTAYEGFLSVPRPSGVRRGWQRVFAALSDSRLLLFDAPDPRLSPASGALLQALDLRDPQFSATPVLASDVIHAQTRDLPRIFRVTASQLMVPPAVCTVLLLAESEAERERWLQVLGELQRLLLDSRPRPRPVYTLKEAYDNGLPLLPHALCAAIIDQERLALGTEEGLFVIHLHSNDIFQVGECRRVQRLAVSPMAGLLVVLCGRGPSVRLFALAKLESAEVVGAKIPESRGCQALAAGRILQARTPVLCVAVKRQVLCYQLGPGPGPWQRRIRELQAPAPVQSLGLLGDRLCVGAAGAFALYPLLNEAAPLPLGASLVPEELPPSRGGLGEALGAVELSLSEFLLLFTTAGVYVDSAGRKSRVHELLWPAVPTGWGYAAPYLTVFSENSIDVFDVRKTEWVQTVPLKKVRPLNPEGSLFLFGTEKVRLTYLRNRLAEKDEFDIPDLTDNSRRQLFRTKSKRHFSFRVSEEQRQQRRREMLKDPFVRSKLISPPTNFNHLVHVGPTDGKPGARTQPPAPEGKGRGSRGSGPQRPHSFSEASRRPASVGSDGLAGDADARKRKPWTSLSSESVSCPQGSLSPADSLIQVSERPRSLPPAPESEGSP; this is encoded by the exons ATGGAGCGGCGGCTGCGCGCACTGGAGCGGCTGGCGCGGGGCGAGGCCGGCGGTGGCCCCGGGCTCGACGGCCTCCTGGATCTGCTGCTGGGGCTGCACCACGAGCTCAGCAGCGCCCCCCTCCGGCGGGAGCGCAACGTGGCGCAGTTCCTGAGCTGGG CTAGCCCCTTCGTAGCGAAGGTCAAAGAGCTGAGGCTACAGAGAGATGACTTCGAGATCTTGAAGGTGATCGGCCGAGGGGCATTTGGGGAG GTTGCCGTGGTGAGGCAAAGGGACAGTGGGCAGATTTTTGCCATGAAGATGCTGCACAAGTGGGAGATGCTGAAGAGGGCCGAG ACTGCCTGTTTCCGGGAGGAGCGGGATGTTCTGGTGAAGGGGGACAGCCGCTGGGTGACTGCTCTGCATTATGCCTTCCAAGACGAGGAGTTCCTG TACCTGGTGATGGACTACTATGCCGGTGGGGACCTTCTCACTCTGTTGAGCCGCTTTGAGGACCGCCTCCCACCCGAGCTGGCCCAGTTCTACCTGGCTGAGATGGTGCTGGCCATCCACTCTTTGCACCAGCTGGGTTACGTCCACAG GGACGTCAAGCCAGACAATGTCCTGCTGGACATGAATGGTCACATCCGCTTGGCTGACTTTGGTTCCTGCCTCCGTCTCAACAGTAGTGGTATG GTGGATTCGTCAGTGGCAGTAGGGACACCAGACTACATATCTCCAGAGATCCTGCAGGCCATGGAGGAGGGCAAGGGCCACTATGGTCCACAGTGTGACTGGTGGTCACTGGGAGTCTGTGCCTATGAGCTGCTCTTTGGGGAGACGCCCTTCTATGCTGAATCCTTGGTGGAAACCTACGGCAAGATCATGAACCATGAG GACCACCTACAGTTTCCCTCGGATGTGCCTGACGTGCCAGCCACTGCCCAAGACCTGATCCGCCGGCTGCTGTGTCGCCAGGAGGAGCGTCTGGGCCGTGGAGGGCTGGACGACTTTCGGAACCACCCCTTCTTTGAAGGTGTGGACTGGGAGCGGCTGGCAACCAGCACGGCCCCCTACATCCCTGAACTGCGCGGGCCCATGGACACTTCCAACTTCGATGTGGACGATGACACTCTCAACCAGCCG GGGAccctcccaccaccctcccaTGGGGCCTTCTCTGGCCACCATTTGCCATTCGTGGGCTTTACCTACACCTCCAGCAG TCCGGGCCCTGAGAGCAGCTCTGAGCAGTTGGCTGCCCTAGAGCAGAAGCTCCATTGTCTGGAACAGGAGAAGATGGAGCTGAGCCGGAAGCTCCAAG AGGCCCTGCAGGTCTCCTCAGACCACTGGGAGCTGGAACGGCTACGGAAGGAAGTACAGACTCTACAGGGCAGGCTGTCAG AGACACCAAGGGATGGTGAGTCCGAGATGGATGGCAGCAGCCCAGGCCAGGACTGCAACCTATGGCAGGAGAGAGACCGGCTTGTCCAG GAGCTGGCCGAGGCTCAAGCAGGGCTGCGGGCGCAGTCACAGGAGCTATGCAGAGCCCAGGAGCGGCAGGAGGAGCTGCTCCAGAGGCTGCAGGAGgcccaggagagagaggcagccaCAGCCAGCCAGACCCAGGCCCTGAGCTCACAGCTGGAGGAAGCCCAGGATACCAGCAGAAAG TTGCAGGCCCAGGTGACCACACTTTGCCGGGAGGTGACACAGCTCCAGAGACAGTGGGAGCGAAGTCTTGAGAAGGAATCTTTCCGAGTCAAG ACCATCCACATGGCCTCTGAGACCAATGGCACGGGGTTGCCTGAGGGTGGGCCGCAGGAAGCACAGCTGAGGAAGGAGGTAGCTGCCCTTCGCATGCAGCTGGAGGCAGCCCACAGCCATGG GctgagtgggaaggaggaggcTCTGTGCTGGCTCCAGGAAGAGAACCGACGGCTGAGCCTGGAGCAGGAGCGG CTGGTGGAAGAGCTGGAGCGGGAGCAGCAGAGCAAGCAGCAGCTGGAGGGCGAGCGGCGAGAGACGGAGAGCAACTGGGAAGCCCAGATCGCTGACATCCTTAGCTG GGTGAACGATGAGAAGGTCTCAAGAGGCTACCTGCAGGCCCTGGCCACCAAGATGGCTGAGGAGCTGGAGTCTATACGGAACGTGGGCACCCAGACACTCCCTGCCCGACCACTT GACCACCAGTGGAAGGCCCGGCGGCTGCAGAAGATGGAGGCCTCAGCCAGGCTGGAGTTGCAGTCGGCCTTAGAGGCCGAGATCCGGGCCAAGCAGAGCCTGCAGGAGCAGCTGACACACATGCAAGAGGCCCAGCTACAGGCCGAGAG CCGTTTGCAGGAGGcccagaagcagagccagggCCTGCAGCAGGAGCTGGCTGCGTTGCGGGAGGAGCTGGCGGCCCGTGGGCCAGGAG ACGCTAAGTCCTCAAACTCCCTGATACCCTTCCGGTCCCTCTGGAGCTCAGAG AAGGATTCCAGCAAAGACCCTGGCATCTCAGGAGAGGACCTgaggcccagtgtggagccagagCTGAGGCCAGAGGGCCGCCGCAGCCTGCGCCTGGGG GCTGTGTTCCCCAGAGTGCCTGCGGCTCCCACCACCCCAGCAGAAGGACCCCCTGCAAAG cctggcTCACACGCGCTGCGGCCCCGGAGCTTCCCGTCCCCTACCAAGTGCCTCCTCTGCACCTCGCTGATGCTGGGCCTGGGCCGCCAGGGCCTGGGCTGTGATG CCTGTGGCTACTTCTGTCACTCCGCCTGCgtcccccaggccccgccctgtCCCGTGCCCCCTGACCACCTCCGCACAGCCCTGGGTGTACACCCCGAAACGGGCACAGGCACTGCCTACGAGGGCTTCCTGTCG gtgccccggccCTCGGGCGTGCGGCGCGGCTGGCAGCGGGTGTTTGCTGCCCTCAGCGACTCTCGCCTGCTGCTGTTTGACGCCCCAGACCCACGACTCAGCCCAGCCAGTGGGGCACTCCTGCAGGCACTGGATCTAAG GGACCCCCAATTCTCAGCCACCCCTGTCCTGGCCTCTGATGTTATTCACGCCCAGACCAGGGACCTGCCACGCATCTTTAGG GTGACAGCCTCCCAGCTAATGGTCCCCCCCGCTGTGTGCACTGTGCTGCTGCTGGCAGAGAGCGAGGCCGAGCGGGAGCGCTGGCTGCAGGTGCTGGGCGAGCTGCAGAGGCTGCTGCTGGACTCACGCCCAAGGCCCCGTCCTGTGTACACCCTGAAGGAAGCCTATGACAACgggctgcccctgctgccccacGCGCTCTGCGCTGCCATCATCG ACCAGGAACGGCTTGCTCTGGGCACCGAGGAGGGGCTATTTGTGATCCACCTGCATAGCAATG ACATCTTCCAGGTCGGCGAGTGCCGGCGGGTACAGCGGCTGGCTGTGAGCCCCATGGCAGGCCTTCTGGTCGTACTGTGTGGCCGTGGCCCCAGTGTGCGCCTCTTCGCCCTGGCCAAGCTGGAGAGTGCGGAGGTGGTGGGTGCCAAGATCCCCGAGTCTCGAGGCTGCCAGGCGCTGGCAGCCGGGCGCATCCTGCAGGCCCGCACCCCTGTGCTCTGTGTAGCTGTCAAGCGCCAGGTGCTCTGCTACCAGCtcggcccaggcccagggccctggcAGCGCCGCATCCGTGAGCTACAGGCACCCGCACCTGTGCAgagcctggggctgctgggcgACCGGCTGTGCGTGGGAGCCGCCGGTGCCTTTGCCCTCTACCCACTGCTCAATGAGGCTGCGCCCTTACCGCTGGGGGCCAGTCTGGTGCCTGAGGAGCTGCCACCATCCCGTGGGGGCCTGGGTGAGGCTCTGGGCGCTGTGGAGCTCAGCCTCAGTGAGTTCTTGCTACTCTTCACCACTGCGGGGGTCTATGTGGACAGCGCCGGCCGCAAGTCTCGAGTCCATGAGTTGCTGTGGCCAGCAGTGCCCACAGGCTGGG GTTATGCAGCCCCCTACCTGACAGTATTCAGCGAGAATTCTATCGATGTGTTTGACGTAAGGAAAACAGAATGGGTCCAGACGGTGCCACTCAAGAAG GTGCGACCCCTAAACCCGGAGGGCTCCCTGTTCCTCTTTGGCACGGAGAAGGTCCGCCTGACCTACCTCAGGAACCGGCTGGCAG AGAAGGACGAGTTCGACATCCCCGACCTCACTGACAACAGCCGGCGCCAGCTGTTCCGCACCAAGAGCAAACGCCACTTCTCCTTCCGCGTGTCGGAGGAGCAGCGGCAACAGCGGCGCAG GGAGATGCTGAAGGACCCCTTTGTGCGCTCCAAGCTCATCTCACCGCCCACCAACTTCAACCACTTGGTGCACGTGGGCCCCACGGACGGGAAGCCGGGCGCCAGGACCCAGCCCCCG GCTCCAGAAGGGAAGGGCCGAGGTAGCCGCGGCTCTGGCCCGCAGCGTCCCCACAGCTTCTCGGAGGCCTCGCGGCGCCCAGCCTCCGTGGGCAGCGACGGGCTCGCTGGTGACGCGGATGCCA ggaaGAGGAAGCCTTGGACATCTCTGTCCAGCGAGTCTGTGTCTTGCCCCCAGGGATCTCTGAGCCCGGCAGACTCCCTGATACAG
- the CDC42BPG gene encoding serine/threonine-protein kinase MRCK gamma isoform X2 gives MERRLRALERLARGEAGGGPGLDGLLDLLLGLHHELSSAPLRRERNVAQFLSWASPFVAKVKELRLQRDDFEILKVIGRGAFGEVAVVRQRDSGQIFAMKMLHKWEMLKRAETACFREERDVLVKGDSRWVTALHYAFQDEEFLYLVMDYYAGGDLLTLLSRFEDRLPPELAQFYLAEMVLAIHSLHQLGYVHRDVKPDNVLLDMNGHIRLADFGSCLRLNSSGMVDSSVAVGTPDYISPEILQAMEEGKGHYGPQCDWWSLGVCAYELLFGETPFYAESLVETYGKIMNHEDHLQFPSDVPDVPATAQDLIRRLLCRQEERLGRGGLDDFRNHPFFEGVDWERLATSTAPYIPELRGPMDTSNFDVDDDTLNQPGTLPPPSHGAFSGHHLPFVGFTYTSSSPGPESSSEQLAALEQKLHCLEQEKMELSRKLQEALQVSSDHWELERLRKEVQTLQGRLSETPRDGESEMDGSSPGQDCNLWQERDRLVQELAEAQAGLRAQSQELCRAQERQEELLQRLQEAQEREAATASQTQALSSQLEEAQDTSRKLQAQVTTLCREVTQLQRQWERSLEKESFRVKTIHMASETNGTGLPEGGPQEAQLRKEVAALRMQLEAAHSHGLSGKEEALCWLQEENRRLSLEQERLVEELEREQQSKQQLEGERRETESNWEAQIADILSWVNDEKVSRGYLQALATKMAEELESIRNVGTQTLPARPLDHQWKARRLQKMEASARLELQSALEAEIRAKQSLQEQLTHMQEAQLQAESRLQEAQKQSQGLQQELAALREELAARGPGDAKSSNSLIPFRSLWSSEDSSKDPGISGEDLRPSVEPELRPEGRRSLRLGAVFPRVPAAPTTPAEGPPAKPGSHALRPRSFPSPTKCLLCTSLMLGLGRQGLGCDACGYFCHSACVPQAPPCPVPPDHLRTALGVHPETGTGTAYEGFLSVPRPSGVRRGWQRVFAALSDSRLLLFDAPDPRLSPASGALLQALDLRDPQFSATPVLASDVIHAQTRDLPRIFRVTASQLMVPPAVCTVLLLAESEAERERWLQVLGELQRLLLDSRPRPRPVYTLKEAYDNGLPLLPHALCAAIIDQERLALGTEEGLFVIHLHSNDIFQVGECRRVQRLAVSPMAGLLVVLCGRGPSVRLFALAKLESAEVVGAKIPESRGCQALAAGRILQARTPVLCVAVKRQVLCYQLGPGPGPWQRRIRELQAPAPVQSLGLLGDRLCVGAAGAFALYPLLNEAAPLPLGASLVPEELPPSRGGLGEALGAVELSLSEFLLLFTTAGVYVDSAGRKSRVHELLWPAVPTGWGYAAPYLTVFSENSIDVFDVRKTEWVQTVPLKKVRPLNPEGSLFLFGTEKVRLTYLRNRLAEKDEFDIPDLTDNSRRQLFRTKSKRHFSFRVSEEQRQQRRREMLKDPFVRSKLISPPTNFNHLVHVGPTDGKPGARTQPPAPEGKGRGSRGSGPQRPHSFSEASRRPASVGSDGLAGDADARKRKPWTSLSSESVSCPQGSLSPADSLIQVSERPRSLPPAPESEGSP, from the exons ATGGAGCGGCGGCTGCGCGCACTGGAGCGGCTGGCGCGGGGCGAGGCCGGCGGTGGCCCCGGGCTCGACGGCCTCCTGGATCTGCTGCTGGGGCTGCACCACGAGCTCAGCAGCGCCCCCCTCCGGCGGGAGCGCAACGTGGCGCAGTTCCTGAGCTGGG CTAGCCCCTTCGTAGCGAAGGTCAAAGAGCTGAGGCTACAGAGAGATGACTTCGAGATCTTGAAGGTGATCGGCCGAGGGGCATTTGGGGAG GTTGCCGTGGTGAGGCAAAGGGACAGTGGGCAGATTTTTGCCATGAAGATGCTGCACAAGTGGGAGATGCTGAAGAGGGCCGAG ACTGCCTGTTTCCGGGAGGAGCGGGATGTTCTGGTGAAGGGGGACAGCCGCTGGGTGACTGCTCTGCATTATGCCTTCCAAGACGAGGAGTTCCTG TACCTGGTGATGGACTACTATGCCGGTGGGGACCTTCTCACTCTGTTGAGCCGCTTTGAGGACCGCCTCCCACCCGAGCTGGCCCAGTTCTACCTGGCTGAGATGGTGCTGGCCATCCACTCTTTGCACCAGCTGGGTTACGTCCACAG GGACGTCAAGCCAGACAATGTCCTGCTGGACATGAATGGTCACATCCGCTTGGCTGACTTTGGTTCCTGCCTCCGTCTCAACAGTAGTGGTATG GTGGATTCGTCAGTGGCAGTAGGGACACCAGACTACATATCTCCAGAGATCCTGCAGGCCATGGAGGAGGGCAAGGGCCACTATGGTCCACAGTGTGACTGGTGGTCACTGGGAGTCTGTGCCTATGAGCTGCTCTTTGGGGAGACGCCCTTCTATGCTGAATCCTTGGTGGAAACCTACGGCAAGATCATGAACCATGAG GACCACCTACAGTTTCCCTCGGATGTGCCTGACGTGCCAGCCACTGCCCAAGACCTGATCCGCCGGCTGCTGTGTCGCCAGGAGGAGCGTCTGGGCCGTGGAGGGCTGGACGACTTTCGGAACCACCCCTTCTTTGAAGGTGTGGACTGGGAGCGGCTGGCAACCAGCACGGCCCCCTACATCCCTGAACTGCGCGGGCCCATGGACACTTCCAACTTCGATGTGGACGATGACACTCTCAACCAGCCG GGGAccctcccaccaccctcccaTGGGGCCTTCTCTGGCCACCATTTGCCATTCGTGGGCTTTACCTACACCTCCAGCAG TCCGGGCCCTGAGAGCAGCTCTGAGCAGTTGGCTGCCCTAGAGCAGAAGCTCCATTGTCTGGAACAGGAGAAGATGGAGCTGAGCCGGAAGCTCCAAG AGGCCCTGCAGGTCTCCTCAGACCACTGGGAGCTGGAACGGCTACGGAAGGAAGTACAGACTCTACAGGGCAGGCTGTCAG AGACACCAAGGGATGGTGAGTCCGAGATGGATGGCAGCAGCCCAGGCCAGGACTGCAACCTATGGCAGGAGAGAGACCGGCTTGTCCAG GAGCTGGCCGAGGCTCAAGCAGGGCTGCGGGCGCAGTCACAGGAGCTATGCAGAGCCCAGGAGCGGCAGGAGGAGCTGCTCCAGAGGCTGCAGGAGgcccaggagagagaggcagccaCAGCCAGCCAGACCCAGGCCCTGAGCTCACAGCTGGAGGAAGCCCAGGATACCAGCAGAAAG TTGCAGGCCCAGGTGACCACACTTTGCCGGGAGGTGACACAGCTCCAGAGACAGTGGGAGCGAAGTCTTGAGAAGGAATCTTTCCGAGTCAAG ACCATCCACATGGCCTCTGAGACCAATGGCACGGGGTTGCCTGAGGGTGGGCCGCAGGAAGCACAGCTGAGGAAGGAGGTAGCTGCCCTTCGCATGCAGCTGGAGGCAGCCCACAGCCATGG GctgagtgggaaggaggaggcTCTGTGCTGGCTCCAGGAAGAGAACCGACGGCTGAGCCTGGAGCAGGAGCGG CTGGTGGAAGAGCTGGAGCGGGAGCAGCAGAGCAAGCAGCAGCTGGAGGGCGAGCGGCGAGAGACGGAGAGCAACTGGGAAGCCCAGATCGCTGACATCCTTAGCTG GGTGAACGATGAGAAGGTCTCAAGAGGCTACCTGCAGGCCCTGGCCACCAAGATGGCTGAGGAGCTGGAGTCTATACGGAACGTGGGCACCCAGACACTCCCTGCCCGACCACTT GACCACCAGTGGAAGGCCCGGCGGCTGCAGAAGATGGAGGCCTCAGCCAGGCTGGAGTTGCAGTCGGCCTTAGAGGCCGAGATCCGGGCCAAGCAGAGCCTGCAGGAGCAGCTGACACACATGCAAGAGGCCCAGCTACAGGCCGAGAG CCGTTTGCAGGAGGcccagaagcagagccagggCCTGCAGCAGGAGCTGGCTGCGTTGCGGGAGGAGCTGGCGGCCCGTGGGCCAGGAG ACGCTAAGTCCTCAAACTCCCTGATACCCTTCCGGTCCCTCTGGAGCTCAGAG GATTCCAGCAAAGACCCTGGCATCTCAGGAGAGGACCTgaggcccagtgtggagccagagCTGAGGCCAGAGGGCCGCCGCAGCCTGCGCCTGGGG GCTGTGTTCCCCAGAGTGCCTGCGGCTCCCACCACCCCAGCAGAAGGACCCCCTGCAAAG cctggcTCACACGCGCTGCGGCCCCGGAGCTTCCCGTCCCCTACCAAGTGCCTCCTCTGCACCTCGCTGATGCTGGGCCTGGGCCGCCAGGGCCTGGGCTGTGATG CCTGTGGCTACTTCTGTCACTCCGCCTGCgtcccccaggccccgccctgtCCCGTGCCCCCTGACCACCTCCGCACAGCCCTGGGTGTACACCCCGAAACGGGCACAGGCACTGCCTACGAGGGCTTCCTGTCG gtgccccggccCTCGGGCGTGCGGCGCGGCTGGCAGCGGGTGTTTGCTGCCCTCAGCGACTCTCGCCTGCTGCTGTTTGACGCCCCAGACCCACGACTCAGCCCAGCCAGTGGGGCACTCCTGCAGGCACTGGATCTAAG GGACCCCCAATTCTCAGCCACCCCTGTCCTGGCCTCTGATGTTATTCACGCCCAGACCAGGGACCTGCCACGCATCTTTAGG GTGACAGCCTCCCAGCTAATGGTCCCCCCCGCTGTGTGCACTGTGCTGCTGCTGGCAGAGAGCGAGGCCGAGCGGGAGCGCTGGCTGCAGGTGCTGGGCGAGCTGCAGAGGCTGCTGCTGGACTCACGCCCAAGGCCCCGTCCTGTGTACACCCTGAAGGAAGCCTATGACAACgggctgcccctgctgccccacGCGCTCTGCGCTGCCATCATCG ACCAGGAACGGCTTGCTCTGGGCACCGAGGAGGGGCTATTTGTGATCCACCTGCATAGCAATG ACATCTTCCAGGTCGGCGAGTGCCGGCGGGTACAGCGGCTGGCTGTGAGCCCCATGGCAGGCCTTCTGGTCGTACTGTGTGGCCGTGGCCCCAGTGTGCGCCTCTTCGCCCTGGCCAAGCTGGAGAGTGCGGAGGTGGTGGGTGCCAAGATCCCCGAGTCTCGAGGCTGCCAGGCGCTGGCAGCCGGGCGCATCCTGCAGGCCCGCACCCCTGTGCTCTGTGTAGCTGTCAAGCGCCAGGTGCTCTGCTACCAGCtcggcccaggcccagggccctggcAGCGCCGCATCCGTGAGCTACAGGCACCCGCACCTGTGCAgagcctggggctgctgggcgACCGGCTGTGCGTGGGAGCCGCCGGTGCCTTTGCCCTCTACCCACTGCTCAATGAGGCTGCGCCCTTACCGCTGGGGGCCAGTCTGGTGCCTGAGGAGCTGCCACCATCCCGTGGGGGCCTGGGTGAGGCTCTGGGCGCTGTGGAGCTCAGCCTCAGTGAGTTCTTGCTACTCTTCACCACTGCGGGGGTCTATGTGGACAGCGCCGGCCGCAAGTCTCGAGTCCATGAGTTGCTGTGGCCAGCAGTGCCCACAGGCTGGG GTTATGCAGCCCCCTACCTGACAGTATTCAGCGAGAATTCTATCGATGTGTTTGACGTAAGGAAAACAGAATGGGTCCAGACGGTGCCACTCAAGAAG GTGCGACCCCTAAACCCGGAGGGCTCCCTGTTCCTCTTTGGCACGGAGAAGGTCCGCCTGACCTACCTCAGGAACCGGCTGGCAG AGAAGGACGAGTTCGACATCCCCGACCTCACTGACAACAGCCGGCGCCAGCTGTTCCGCACCAAGAGCAAACGCCACTTCTCCTTCCGCGTGTCGGAGGAGCAGCGGCAACAGCGGCGCAG GGAGATGCTGAAGGACCCCTTTGTGCGCTCCAAGCTCATCTCACCGCCCACCAACTTCAACCACTTGGTGCACGTGGGCCCCACGGACGGGAAGCCGGGCGCCAGGACCCAGCCCCCG GCTCCAGAAGGGAAGGGCCGAGGTAGCCGCGGCTCTGGCCCGCAGCGTCCCCACAGCTTCTCGGAGGCCTCGCGGCGCCCAGCCTCCGTGGGCAGCGACGGGCTCGCTGGTGACGCGGATGCCA ggaaGAGGAAGCCTTGGACATCTCTGTCCAGCGAGTCTGTGTCTTGCCCCCAGGGATCTCTGAGCCCGGCAGACTCCCTGATACAG